In Silene latifolia isolate original U9 population chromosome X, ASM4854445v1, whole genome shotgun sequence, the following proteins share a genomic window:
- the LOC141623254 gene encoding inositol-3-phosphate synthase isoform X1, protein MFIDNFKVESPNVEYTDGEIHSVYDYQTTELVHENRKGSGYQWTVKPKSVKYQFKTDTRVPKLGVMLVGWGGNNGCTLTGGVIANREGISWATKDKIQQANYFGSLTQASSIRVGSFNGEEIYAPFKSLLPMVNPDDIVFGGWDISNLNLADAMTRAKVLDIDLQKQLRPYMEHMVPLPGIYDPDFIAANQDSRANNIIKGTKKEQVDQVIKDIREFKEKNKVDKVVVLWTGNTERYSNVVVGLNDTTENFLASVEKNESEISPSTLYALACILENVPFINGSPQNTFVPGLIDLAIKNNSLIGGDDFKSGQTKMKSVLVDFLVGAGIKPTSIVSYNHLGNNDGMNLSAPQTFRSKEISKSNVVDDMVASNGILFEPGEHPDHVVVIKYVPYVGDSKRAMDEYTSEIFMGGKNTIVMHNTCEDSLLAAPIILDLVLLAELSTRIQLKAENEEKFHSFHPVATILSYLTKAPLVPPGTPVVNALSKQRAMLENIMRACVGLAPENNMILEYK, encoded by the exons ATGTTTATTGATAACTTTAAGGTTGAGAGCCCTAATGTTGAGTACACTGATGGTGAAATCCATTCAGTGTATGATTACCAAACTACTGAGTTGGTTCATGAGAACCGTAAGGGTTCCGGTTATCAGTGGACCGTCAAGCCTAAGTCCGTCAAGTATCAGTTTAAGACTGATACTCGTGTCCCCAAACTTGG GGTGATGCTAGTAGGCTGGGGTGGCAACAACGGGTGCACTTTAACCGGTGGTGTGATCGCTAACCGTGA GGGAATATCATGGGCAACAAAGGACAAGATACAGCAAGCCAACTATTTTGGATCACTTACTCAAGCTTCCTCAATTCGTGTTGGTTCTTTCAATGGTGAAGAAATCTATGCTCCTTTTAAGAGCCTCCTTCCTATG GTGAACCCGGATGACATAGTATTTGGGGGATGGGACATAAGCAACTTGAACCTAGCAGATGCAATGACCAGGGCTAAAGTCCTCGACATTGATCTTCAGAAGCAATTACGACCTTACATGGAGCATATGGTTCCTCTCCCCGGTATCTATGACCCTGATTTCATCGCAGCCAATCAAGATTCTCGTGCCAATAACATCATTAAGGGCACTAAGAAAGAGCAAGTTGATCAAGTCATTAAGGATATCCG GGAGTTTAAGGAGAAGAACAAAGTGGACAAGGTGGTGGTGTTATGGACAGGAAACACAGAGAGGTACAGCAATGTGGTGGTGGGTCTGAATGACACCACGGAGAACTTTTTGGCGTCTGTCGAGAAGAATGAGTCCGAAATTTCTCCTTCGACATTGTATGCTTTGGCTTGTATTCTTGAAAATGTGCCATTCATCAATGGAAGTCCTCAGAACACTTTCGTCCCCGGACTCATTGATCTGGCCATCAAGAATAACAGCTTGATTGGAGGTGATGACTTCAAAAGTGGTCAAACCAAGATGAAGTCTGTGCTCGTTGACTTCCTCGTTGGAGCCGGTATCAAG CCAACATCAATAGTGAGCTACAACCACTTGGGTAACAATGACGGTATGAATCTTTCGGCACCTCAGACTTTTAGGTCTAAAGAGATCTCTAAAAGTAATGTCGTGGACGACATGGTTGCAAGCAATGGCATTCTCTTTGAGCCGGGTGAACACCCTGATCACGTTGTTGTCATTAAG TATGTCCCATATGTGGGGGATAGCAAGAGAGCCATGGATGAGTACACATCGGAGATCTTCATGGGTGGAAAGAACACCATAGTGATGCACAACACCTGTGAGGACTCTCTGTTGGCTGCTCCGATCATCCTGGACTTAGTCCTCCTTGCGGAACTCAGCACTCGCATCCAGCTTAAGGCCGAGAACGAG GAGAAGTTCCACTCCTTCCATCCTGTTGCTACCATACTCAGTTACCTTACCAAAGCCCCTCTT GTTCCACCAGGCACACCAGTGGTGAATGCACTATCCAAGCAGAGGGCAATGCTGGAGAACATAATGAGGGCTTGTGTGGGGTTGGCCCCGGAAAACAACATGATTCTCGAGTATAAGTGA
- the LOC141623254 gene encoding inositol-3-phosphate synthase isoform X2, with the protein MFIDNFKVESPNVEYTDGEIHSVYDYQTTELVHENRKGSGYQWTVKPKSVKYQFKTDTRVPKLGVMLVGWGGNNGCTLTGGVIANREGISWATKDKIQQANYFGSLTQASSIRVGSFNGEEIYAPFKSLLPMVNPDDIVFGGWDISNLNLADAMTRAKVLDIDLQKQLRPYMEHMVPLPGIYDPDFIAANQDSRANNIIKGTKKEQVDQVIKDIREFKEKNKVDKVVVLWTGNTERYSNVVVGLNDTTENFLASVEKNESEISPSTLYALACILENVPFINGSPQNTFVPGLIDLAIKNNSLIGGDDFKSGQTKMKSVLVDFLVGAGIKPTSIVSYNHLGNNDGMNLSAPQTFRSKEISKSNVVDDMVASNGILFEPGEHPDHVVVIKYVPYVGDSKRAMDEYTSEIFMGGKNTIVMHNTCEDSLLAAPIILDLVLLAELSTRIQLKAENEVIIPLLPSCCYHTQLPYQSPSCSTRHTSGECTIQAEGNAGEHNEGLCGVGPGKQHDSRV; encoded by the exons ATGTTTATTGATAACTTTAAGGTTGAGAGCCCTAATGTTGAGTACACTGATGGTGAAATCCATTCAGTGTATGATTACCAAACTACTGAGTTGGTTCATGAGAACCGTAAGGGTTCCGGTTATCAGTGGACCGTCAAGCCTAAGTCCGTCAAGTATCAGTTTAAGACTGATACTCGTGTCCCCAAACTTGG GGTGATGCTAGTAGGCTGGGGTGGCAACAACGGGTGCACTTTAACCGGTGGTGTGATCGCTAACCGTGA GGGAATATCATGGGCAACAAAGGACAAGATACAGCAAGCCAACTATTTTGGATCACTTACTCAAGCTTCCTCAATTCGTGTTGGTTCTTTCAATGGTGAAGAAATCTATGCTCCTTTTAAGAGCCTCCTTCCTATG GTGAACCCGGATGACATAGTATTTGGGGGATGGGACATAAGCAACTTGAACCTAGCAGATGCAATGACCAGGGCTAAAGTCCTCGACATTGATCTTCAGAAGCAATTACGACCTTACATGGAGCATATGGTTCCTCTCCCCGGTATCTATGACCCTGATTTCATCGCAGCCAATCAAGATTCTCGTGCCAATAACATCATTAAGGGCACTAAGAAAGAGCAAGTTGATCAAGTCATTAAGGATATCCG GGAGTTTAAGGAGAAGAACAAAGTGGACAAGGTGGTGGTGTTATGGACAGGAAACACAGAGAGGTACAGCAATGTGGTGGTGGGTCTGAATGACACCACGGAGAACTTTTTGGCGTCTGTCGAGAAGAATGAGTCCGAAATTTCTCCTTCGACATTGTATGCTTTGGCTTGTATTCTTGAAAATGTGCCATTCATCAATGGAAGTCCTCAGAACACTTTCGTCCCCGGACTCATTGATCTGGCCATCAAGAATAACAGCTTGATTGGAGGTGATGACTTCAAAAGTGGTCAAACCAAGATGAAGTCTGTGCTCGTTGACTTCCTCGTTGGAGCCGGTATCAAG CCAACATCAATAGTGAGCTACAACCACTTGGGTAACAATGACGGTATGAATCTTTCGGCACCTCAGACTTTTAGGTCTAAAGAGATCTCTAAAAGTAATGTCGTGGACGACATGGTTGCAAGCAATGGCATTCTCTTTGAGCCGGGTGAACACCCTGATCACGTTGTTGTCATTAAG TATGTCCCATATGTGGGGGATAGCAAGAGAGCCATGGATGAGTACACATCGGAGATCTTCATGGGTGGAAAGAACACCATAGTGATGCACAACACCTGTGAGGACTCTCTGTTGGCTGCTCCGATCATCCTGGACTTAGTCCTCCTTGCGGAACTCAGCACTCGCATCCAGCTTAAGGCCGAGAACGAGGTAATTA TTCCACTCCTTCCATCCTGTTGCTACCATACTCAGTTACCTTACCAAAGCCCCTCTT GTTCCACCAGGCACACCAGTGGTGAATGCACTATCCAAGCAGAGGGCAATGCTGGAGAACATAATGAGGGCTTGTGTGGGGTTGGCCCCGGAAAACAACATGATTCTCGAGTATAA
- the LOC141617229 gene encoding uncharacterized protein LOC141617229 codes for MSVIDKQHQEFENRFDEKSAELLKCIACLSPINLFVYFDKKKLLELADFYPKEFSGVEKIGLGFQLDLFIKDMRNDPRFHHLKNIGEVLVKLIETNKHFSYLHVCLLFKLVLILPVSTTSVERVFFSMTFVKNKSRNKLGDKLLNYCLIPFIERDFFVQVSDDDIINRFQNMKSRRMILD; via the coding sequence ATGAGTGTGATTGATAAGCAACATCAAGAATTTGAAAACCGCTTTGATGAAAAAAGCGCGGAGTTGCTGAAGTGTATAGCGTGTTTGAGTCCGAtcaatttatttgtttattttgacAAGAAAAAATTGTTGGAACTTGCAGATTTTTATCCTAAGGAGTTCTCTGGTGTTGAAAAAATTGGACTTGGATTTCAACTTGATCTTTTTATCAAGGATATGCGGAATGATCCAAGATTTCATCATTTGAAAAATATTGGTGAGGTGTTGGTGAAGCTTATTGAAACAAATAAACATTTTTCATATTTACATGTTTGTTTGTTATTTAAGCTTGTCTTGATTCTTCCGGTTTCAACGACAAGTGTGGAAAGAGTGTTCTTCTCAATGACATTTGTGAAGAATAAGTCGAGAAATAAATTAGGCGACAAATTATTGAACTATTGTTTGATTCCATTTATTGAGCGAGATTTTTTTGTACAAGTTAGTGATGATGATATCATTAATCGTTTCCAAAACATGAAATCTCGTCGAATGATATTAGATTGA
- the LOC141617230 gene encoding uncharacterized protein LOC141617230: MIFFSILADESSDVSHKEQLALCLRYVNKEGKTCERFLGIVKVNDTTSVTLMASMKELLDEYSLSMSNIRGQGYDGTSNKRGELNGLRILVMKNNPHAYYVHCFAHQLQLTLVAVAKENCERAKFFMHLGIVLNTIASSCKQMEMLKDVQATKLLEALELGEIATGKGLNQELGLARPGDTQWGSHFKSILNLIVLFSTTIEVLEKIGLSSKCVDDCAKAQIAVDHLESFDFIFIMHLMKVIFGYNNDLCQALQRRDQDIVNATTLVDLTKDCLQIMRDDGWSNYFDTISDFCVKHNIEVPNMDDFICSSRKI, translated from the coding sequence atgatttttttttcaatattAGCCGATGAGTCTAGTGATGTTTCTCATAAGGAGCAACTAGCCCTTTGTTTACGCTACGTTAATAAAGAAGGAAAAACATGTGAAAGATTTCTTGGTATTGTGAAAGTAAATGATACAACTAGTGTGACACTTATGGCATCGATGAAGGAATTACTTGATGAATATTCATTGAGTATGTCCAACATTCGGGGTCAAGGTTATGATGGAACAAGTAATAAGAGAGGTGAGTTGAATGGTCTTAGAATCTTGGTAATGAAGAATAACCCACATGCCTACTATGTTCATTGTTTTGCTCACCAACTTCAACTAACTCTTGTAGCGGTTGCTAAGGAAAATTGTGAACGTGCTAAATTTTTTATGCATCTTGGAATTGTACTCAATACAATTGCATCCTCTTGTAAGCAAATGGAGATGCTCAAAGATGTTCAAGCTACAAAATTGTTAGAAGCTTTAGAATTGGGTGAAATTGCAACCGGAAAAGGGTTGAATCAAGAGCTTGGTTTAGCTAGGCCGGGAGATACTCAATGGGGTTCTCATTTCAAATCAATCTTGaatcttattgttttgttttctacaaccattgaaGTTCTTGAGAAAATTGGTTTATCTTCAAAGTGTGTGGATGATTGTGCAAAAGCACAAATTGCAGTTGATCATCTTGAGTCATTTGACTTTATTTTCATAATGCATCTAATGAAAGTCATTTTTGGATATAATAATGATTTATGTCAAGCTTTACAAAGAAGAGACCAAGATATTGTTAATGCGACGACACTTGTGGATTTGACTAAGGATTGTTTACAAATTATGAGGGATGATGGATGGAGCAACTACTTTGACACCATAAGTGATTTTTGTGTAAAACATAATATTGAAGTGCCGAACATGGATGATTTTATATGCTCCTCCCGGAAGATCTAG